The following are encoded together in the Flavobacteriales bacterium genome:
- a CDS encoding alpha/beta fold hydrolase — protein MEMLRTPDERFYGLPGYPYDPHYVEINGGRFHYLDEGQGEVILCLHGHPTWSYSYRKLIPLLKKNYRVIAPDLFGFGRSDKFTRQKDYSFYMHYRTLIRFIEKTELKDITLVVQDWGGLLGLSVLGKYPELFKRVVFMNTSVPIGEERVSLKFRLWRLFARLYPNFPVRNVIKWGTYRTPQLQALGGYEAPFPDEKYKAALRITPSLVPTGSSDDGVRQLKRARKVLSAWDKPAIVMFSDSDHVNRGADKWFRENVPTVKNEPEIIIERAGHFLTEDRGKEIADHIHDFIVRSNARERGGTVELPLATKKSKDRERY, from the coding sequence ATTGAGATGCTCCGCACGCCTGATGAGCGTTTTTATGGCTTGCCTGGTTATCCGTACGACCCGCATTACGTGGAAATTAATGGAGGCCGATTTCATTATTTGGATGAAGGCCAAGGCGAGGTTATCCTTTGTCTGCACGGGCATCCGACCTGGAGTTACTCTTATCGGAAATTAATTCCCCTCCTGAAGAAAAACTATCGTGTCATTGCTCCAGACCTGTTCGGTTTCGGACGCTCCGACAAGTTCACGCGGCAAAAGGACTATTCCTTTTACATGCACTACCGCACATTGATCCGATTCATCGAAAAAACAGAACTTAAGGACATTACGTTGGTGGTTCAGGATTGGGGTGGACTGCTGGGGCTAAGTGTTCTCGGCAAATACCCTGAACTGTTCAAACGGGTGGTTTTTATGAATACCTCGGTTCCTATCGGTGAAGAGCGTGTTTCTCTCAAGTTCCGTTTGTGGCGGTTATTTGCACGGCTCTATCCGAATTTTCCTGTTCGAAATGTGATAAAATGGGGTACGTACCGAACCCCACAATTGCAGGCTTTGGGAGGTTACGAAGCACCTTTTCCTGATGAAAAGTACAAGGCCGCCTTGCGAATAACACCCAGTTTGGTGCCAACAGGCTCATCTGACGATGGCGTACGCCAATTGAAACGTGCCCGCAAAGTGCTTTCCGCTTGGGACAAACCTGCCATTGTCATGTTCTCCGACAGCGACCACGTGAACCGTGGAGCCGACAAGTGGTTCCGAGAGAATGTTCCGACCGTGAAAAATGAGCCTGAGATCATCATTGAGCGCGCGGGTCACTTTCTTACCGAAGACCGCGGCAAGGAAATTGCCGACCACATCCACGATTTTATTGTACGCTCGAATGCTCGGGAACGTGGAGGAACGGTTGAGCTACCTCTGGCGACAAAGAAGTCAAAAGACCGAGAGCGGTACTGA
- a CDS encoding methyltransferase domain-containing protein, with protein sequence MEATGKFSWNRPITSYTRFHQFFNKFITPWILNKKFFVPKKLTEGKEYLQVGCGYNVYDDFINTDIEWKPNVIPWDISTIKQDNYPIASNSLQGIYTEHCLEHIPFQSTKDNLREFYRILKPGGTLRIAVPDGELFIDLYNKHRQGEKVKIPCPDDRPEPTPMISINRIARSHGHLFMYDFETFKYLLEEVGFKDVKKETFRSGRDPKLLVDSELREDESLYVEATK encoded by the coding sequence ATGGAGGCAACAGGCAAATTCTCGTGGAACCGACCGATCACATCTTACACCAGGTTTCACCAGTTCTTCAACAAGTTCATCACTCCGTGGATTCTGAATAAGAAGTTCTTCGTTCCGAAAAAACTGACCGAAGGCAAGGAATACCTGCAAGTTGGTTGTGGCTACAATGTTTATGATGATTTCATCAACACCGATATTGAGTGGAAACCGAACGTGATCCCGTGGGATATTTCCACCATCAAACAGGACAATTACCCGATTGCGAGCAACTCGCTACAGGGAATTTACACCGAACATTGCTTGGAACACATTCCATTTCAATCCACCAAAGACAACCTGCGGGAATTCTATCGCATATTGAAACCTGGCGGAACATTACGCATCGCTGTTCCTGACGGAGAACTGTTCATCGACCTCTACAACAAACATCGCCAAGGCGAGAAAGTGAAGATCCCGTGTCCAGACGACCGACCTGAACCAACCCCAATGATCAGCATCAACCGCATCGCGCGCAGTCACGGGCACTTGTTCATGTACGATTTCGAAACGTTTAAATACTTGCTTGAAGAGGTTGGTTTCAAGGATGTGAAAAAGGAAACGTTCCGTAGTGGTCGCGACCCGAAACTGCTGGTCGACAGCGAGCTCAGAGAAGACGAATCGCTCTACGTGGAAGCCACCAAGTAG